Part of the Rhodococcus sp. OK302 genome is shown below.
GGACCACACGTTAGTGATCGTGTCCCGTTCCCACGGCGCGGTGTGTTCCGTATCAATCCAACCGCTCCACATGTCCACGACGAATTCCCCGTCGATCGTGACTGCAATGGACGCGCCGACGTCCTCGCCGGAAGCAATATTTCGTTCGAGCGCACTCCTCAGCTCGGAAAATCGTGGATCGCATACACCTTCGACACCGGTCACGAACAGCCTCCAGAAATTGAATGAAACTCGACCTCGACCTCGGACAACTGGATGAGTATGTGCCGAATTTCGACGTGATGTCAATCACTATCTGCCCGTCGTCATCGCTCAGACCAGCGCAATTCCCTGTGCGATTCGACGACGGAAATCCCAGAGACAAAAGTTGTAGGGGAACATCCGCACGATCTTCGGCGTGTACCGATTCACCCGGGCGACGACGCGCATCGATCGATCGAAATTGCGTTGACGCGTCGCGCTCCACGGCAGCCGCATCTCGTCGCGAAATGTCTGCGGAAGGAAGCCCGTAGTCACAAACCTGTTGAAAGGTCCGACTACCGGATGAAGGACCCGATGAGTGAACGACGCCGACGCAATTCCGTAGAGGTGCGCGCGGATCGTCTCGTCAATGCTGATCTTTTCCAGATTGTCGTTCCAGTAGACCTCGAAGGCGTCTCGGTCTGCCGGCCACATTTCACGGCGCATCTGCAACGTCGTGCCTAGCGTTGCACTGCGCTGATAAATCGCCTCGTGCGTTGCCCGATCCGGATTTCCGTACAAGATCTTGTAAACGTCTTCGAACCCCCGGTACAGGCAGGCCGCTACCCAGAGCTGGAGCTCGGGATCGAATGCGTTGTATTCGACCGGACTGTTCTCATCGGAGCGAACGTGCTTGTGCGCACCATTGACGGCATGCCGATATTTCTTCTTCTCCT
Proteins encoded:
- a CDS encoding oxygenase MpaB family protein; this encodes MTTGEELTRSVDVDAEIEKAMSGLGLLAAGANVIMQLGRPAVGYGVYESKVETGRLDRHPVKRTRTTLTYLSVASLATDEEKKKYRHAVNGAHKHVRSDENSPVEYNAFDPELQLWVAACLYRGFEDVYKILYGNPDRATHEAIYQRSATLGTTLQMRREMWPADRDAFEVYWNDNLEKISIDETIRAHLYGIASASFTHRVLHPVVGPFNRFVTTGFLPQTFRDEMRLPWSATRQRNFDRSMRVVARVNRYTPKIVRMFPYNFCLWDFRRRIAQGIALV